The Osmerus mordax isolate fOsmMor3 chromosome 28, fOsmMor3.pri, whole genome shotgun sequence genome segment cagagaacacacccagaaacacagacacacacacacatgttgacatacacattgacagacacacacacatgcagaaacacaaacacaagaaaacacacacagaacacaccctgaaacacagacacacacacacacatgttgacatacacattgacagacacacacacatgcagaaacacacacacacaaacacacacacacaaagcgtgTAACTGATGCTCATAGAGTACTGAGCAGGGGGATAATTGGTGAGACTATTGTGTGCTTCTCAAAGGGATGGTTACCCAAGAAGCCTCATGTACATGTACATTTGCTTTGAAGGTGGCGACACCACAGAGTCCACCCCGAGGAGGACAAAGACCCAGAGACCCTTTTTGAGCGGCGGACATCTTTCACGGTCTTTCAAGAATGAGGACGAAGGCaggtcttcttctgtggggaAAAGGGGGTGTTGCCACGACCACAGACAGGATGTCGTTCGTCAGCAGCGGTCAAAATAGTTCTTACGTCTGTGAGGCTTTGTAGCctccagtcactcacacactcactctcacacacacacacacacacactcacacacaaacttatactcacagacatacacacacatatacctacTGTCACAcaatcactctcacacacgcaccttgtcacacacacacacacacacttaaactcaTGTACCTGACTGCAGGTAGACAGAtataaatgagagagagagagaaagaaagaaagaaagagagaaatagagagagagaaagagagagagagatgtagtgtACCCCTCTTAGAAAGATTGTCATCTCATAAGTGATAATGGACCCAGTCACATGATCCTATCTATGAGCTGGCTGAATAATGCATGGAGTTGTGTGGAACAACACCGACCTGTCTTATCTGACGCAAAGCGTGTTTCCAAATAACCCGTCAGCTCCTGTGAAAGCTCTCCTGTGATAACATCAGGGACCCTTTGCTTATGATTGAGGATGTGTCTTCACAGCATGCTCTGTGGTGTAGAACCGTGTCAAACACAGATATACCGCCCAtacgaggcgtgtgtgtgtgtgtgtgtgtgtgtgtgagagtgattaCAGCCGTATGATGTACAAGGCTGTCTCACTAACAGAGTGTGGCATTGATTCACCTTCACTACACTATCAGAATAACTGTATCTCCTCCTTATGTCTGtggtctcactttctctctctctctctctctctgcctctctctctgtctgtctctctacctctctctctctgtctgtctctctacctcactctctctctgtctctatctctctatctctctgtctctgtgtctctctacccctctctcttttttgctcCTCCTCTTTATTTCCGCCtctttatctctatctctctctcttcgccgctccctcgctccctccccccctccccccctcctctctctccccctctgtctccatctcttgaGGAACAGCAGATGGAAGGTGCAGCCCAGTCCTGCTCTTTGTGTCAGCCTCCCCAGAGAGGGTGTGACGATGCAACCACCTCCCCATATCTCATACAACATTCAAGGAGCTCTCTGTTCATTAAAGAAAGCCTTGGAATTCTGACAGTGTTTGAAATGGCCACTAGACCAGTGCCTTGCTGGCCCCCTGCTGTTTAGTAGTAGCAGGGAAACTTAACGGAGACCGGCTTTGGTTTGCTCGCAATAcgccctgtttgtgtgtgtcctgttgtttgtgtgttgtctgtgtgtgtgtgtgtgtgtgtgtgtgtcctggtgagtGGGATGGGAATGACATTGAAATAGATCATTTAAAGTCGTTATATGGATAGGGGGGGATAGCGTTCATAATCCACAAATACTGTCTCAGAATAAACTGTCGTTTTCTGACAAAGAATACAGCTTTATAACGTTTTAAAAACCTTCATAATTTGGTTAATAAATCCAGACCAAACCAAGTGCGTGGCAGCAGTGAAAAAGGGGATTTGTGTTGAACTAGTAGCCCACGTCTCTGAACCACAGGCTATAAGATGGGGTCGCTACTCTTGTTGCCGTTACGCCCGAAAGTCATGCATGAGAGACGCGGTAGTTTTTTTCGTCATAACGCCCATTCTGAATATTTTATGATTGTGAAACCTCAATCCACCGTGTCTCCCACCTGTTAAGCACATCGACCTGTTTACGTGTAAAGTACTACCAGTGGAGTTTAAACTAGGCATTCAAGTGGCTTGCGTTCAAGCACAAACGTTTGTTGGCTAGCCTGTTTGAATATCATCAATTGATTATCATCAAAATAATATCATAATTTACACAGAAAGTAGCCCGATATGGTGATGAAAATGGTAGTCTATTAGTCTACTTTTTTATTCGCTCATACTCACTTATCTCAACAGAATGTTTCAAATAATAACTTCCTCCAATTTAATGCTAAACATgacagaaatatatattttaattccCCTACTTACTCAAGCGTAACCAAAATCTATTACAAATATTTAACTCTTAATAGGACTCTCAATAACACGAATCTACATGTGCGTGGTCAACACCATTAGGCGATATTTctggtgtggaaaaaacaaCAGTTGTAGGATTTGACGTTGACAAAAAGGAAGCACCAAAGGACATCACAACGCGAAATCTGATCGCTTACCGGCTCGAGATGTACAGACGGTTACTCCATCCATAACCAGATAAAGGAGTATAAATTGTGTAAATAATTGAACACCGCATTATATTGCCTATTATTCCTCATGTTAATCTCGAGAGGCGACCACGGGGACAAGGCGCGTGATTGGGTAAAACAGAGGGGAGGAACCCGCAGGCGGTGGAAGGTAGCATGAACAGGTAACTTACGTTCATAAATAATTCTTCGATACTTTTTATCCTTATTCTCACGAACTGTTGGGATATAATTGGCATGCGGTGGTTTTTATGATAAGCACCGCTGTCGTTAAAAAAAGACTGATCCAACTTTTCCTTCAAAGATTTAATTGGCTCGTACCAGTCGCAGCAGGTGCGTGCTGCCAATTGTGTACCTGTTGTATGTGCGCGTGCTTACTTGCTTGCCTCCACTTGCACGGGATCACAAGTGGGACTGCTATAACTTTACTTTgaatggagagggggagcgaggaggCAGTTCAGgtcgcgtgcatgcgtgtgcgtggCGGGTTGACAGTAGAAAGTGTGTTCCCTCCTGAGTTGACTCCTGCGAGACCTTGAAGGGGACCCGCGAGCGCTTACCAGCTGACAGCGCGTGCTTGAGGCTATCCAACACCTTGGACCACGAGCCTTACTACAATGTTTCAAACTTAATGCACTCTCCCATAACAAGTGGGCCTATAACTCAATCAACGGGAAAGATATCACCACATATAGgctacaaaaaaaaattgtttagtAAAGTGTAGCAAACATTTACGCACAGTATGGTGGCGTTAAGAGTAACGTTTGGGATGCGAGCGTTACTGTTGCTCAACAGAGCTGGAGACAGATAGAACGCTCAATCATTAGAGCGCGGGGCAGGGGTGCGTGCGCCCAGGGCATATGGAGAGCGAGCGCgtggacagttttttttttatcaccgtGCATTTACAATAAATGACATCGagcgaaaaaagaaagagagtgccTGCGGTGTCTTCGATTAATAAAACATttcagaagttttttttttttaacagaaCTAGCTTGAAACATGCTTAGCCGTGAGGATAACAATGTGTATTTTAGAGTACATTATTAAGCTTCTGAGTCGAGTTTGTGTTGCCTCACCGGCCTCAAGAATTTAGTATTTCTGAGCCTAACATCGATTTAAGGCATTGCTGTTCTAGTCAAAACACGAAAAAGATGGTTACCTTTTTCTTGTTTTATTGCTTTGATATATCCACCCTATAGAGTTTTAAACAACCCAGACAAGAAAAATACCTTGTCAGTTCATGTCAAATCAACAGCATGTAAACCCCGTTGTAAGAATAGGTGACATTCTGTTTCTATACTCACAGAATAAGACTAAAACGGTTTATTGCTACCGCAAATAATACTAATAGTCTATTACTCATAATACTTctgcaaataataataaaaaataaaattccTGCAACTACGACTAGCCTAACTGTGTTAAGTATTAGGCTACTAGTTTTATAATGTGGCCTATTTACGGGTGTTATGCTATGTGATATGTGACGCTCCTAATGAAGATTAAATATCATTAAAGTTATCTCTAGAGAAGGAGACCTCGTGTTGATGAATATTTTTAAGGAGTGAAATAAACGAAGACTAAGGAGCTTAATGCAGGAACACTGAAACAGGTCTCGTGATGTGTTGTGGTTTAATGATACATACCTGCGCTATAGTTTGTCTTTCAAGAAAAGCGTCCCCTAAATGAATTAAAGGTTTAGGATAACTTAGGATAATAGAATATTTAAACTAAGCTATATAAAGTCCTGCGTAGATAGTCAATGTAAATAGAATGATGAcagttaaatatatattttttgtttgcTTATTTATTCTCAAACCCAAAATAACATAAAACCAACAAATGGAAAAATACTAGATTTTCAGCAACAATAACATGTCATTAAAAAAGTCAAATCAATTGAATACAATCAGGAATAAATAAGCTATGTCAAATCTTCTCATCCAGTGAAAGCAGACACACAAAATTCATCTGAAAGAATCTAAGTAACCAAAATCAACAAAATATATAAGAAACAAAAATGGCTACATTAAATATGCTATCTGTATCAAATTGGCGGTACTACAACTaacaaaaaacggaaacaaAGAAATATTTTGTGGTTCTAAACAAATTCGTATTCATCAAGCCCCTGGCTCGTTTAAAGTGCGCGTTGGTAACTTTAGAAGTTGCAAACAATTTCTTACAGGGACATTTACAGGCAAGTAAACAATTCAATAATATTCATTATGATCAGAATCAGGAGAATCATAATTACAAAAAAATCTGTACATTAAAAATATCATATCAGGCAATTTTGTGGAAGACAGTTTGGTCCGTGACTTGGGAGAGCCCGTGGCAGTGCTGCGCGCGACATGGCAGAGGGGTCTCTTCCATGTCCCCATGGAGACGGCAAGCTACAAATCTATTGGCAGATCCAAATTTAGGCTTAtctgacatttaaaaaaatctttATCTGACAGTTGATAAAATATAGTTCTCAGGTGGAATCAAAATCACGTTTGGAAAGCAAGCCTATTCTTATATAAAACGCATAGGCTATTAATTTCGGATGATGTGATTGACTCGGTTAACGTCCATAGTGTTCAGAATGTGTGACGGTTGGGCAGTTCCGAAAGCTCGTCTTCACTCTGGAGTTCCATAGCCATCTCGTCCGAATCACTAAACTGGGAGTGCGGGGAAAACTCTCCGTCGCTCCGGTTGGACCGTGGAGAGTCTTTCGTACTGTCAGAACCGGAGCTTGCCACCCCCGTGGAAGGAGACCGCATCTCGTGCTCCATGAGGGCGGAAAACGAATCACCTTCGAACGGGAACGGGATGCTGTTTAGTTGGACAGGTAGCCCCGTGCTCGTGCCCCTCCTACCGGTAGCGGGGGATCCACGGGGTGCTTTGTCACCGTCGTAGACGGCGGTGGGCAACTTTGGCGAGTCAGCACCGGGACCCTCAAGCAGGTCTGACAGCGCATTGATGTAGATCTGGGCCATCTGTAGGGTCTCGTATTTGGAAAGCTTCTTGTCGTTATCGAAAGCGGGAATTACGCTGCGCAACTCGTCGAATGCGTGATTCAGCCCGTGCATCCGTCTCCTTTCCCGGGCGTTGGCAGCCTGGCGTCGCTGCTTCTGAACTCCGTGGACCGGCTTGCTGGACGGCGCTCGCTGCCTGCCCTCCTCCGCGCTCAGAGACCCCTTCAATCGACACAACTCCCGCACTTTGAGCGGGCCCTTGCCGGTCTCTCTGAAGTTCGGACTGTGGTCGTCAGACGCGGGGGACCCGCCTTCCAGGCTCGAGCTGGAGCAAGGAGAGTGCAGCAGGTAGTCGGCGTGTGCCACGCAGGTGCCAGGCTGCGCGGGAGCCAGCCAGGCGCGTGGGTCACTGCTGTTCATGAGTGCCAGACCTGACGGATCCATGCTCGAGCCCTGCGCGTCAAGCTCGCTCATCTCCTTTGGTTCCTTGCTCCACTCCCCAATACGCAGAACATCCATCTCCGTCTTGGAGGATTAAAAAAGGCAACAATATAAAACTGCTTCTTCAGCACCCTGCGCTCTCACTATGTCGCGTGCAGGTCTCCTTCTCTAGTGTCTCAAGGCGCGGCGTCGGTTTAAAAAGCGGCACGCGCCTAGGAGCCCCCCTTCTCTTGCTGGTCGCGTGGCGCTTTGACCAATAAGAGCACTTGGAGCACGCGCGTGTAAAGGACCAATGAGGAGCGCCGGTAAACCCGAGAGAGGTtattatgctgtgtgtgtttataataaTGCCTCGGTTTACGGGTTGTTTAACGGGGGTAAGTTAGGTAGCACAATGGCTTGTCCCCCAGGACGCGCACGGGAGAGGAGATGGTTAGGAGCGTGGACCGCTCGCGTCTCGGTATGAGAGGGTTAGTGGAGTGTCAACAGACTTATAACGCATAATAACAAACATGCGGGGAAGAGTGTGGTGAAAAAGCCCTGGGCCTATAATGTCCTTTCACAGAAAAAAGTCTAAACGTCTGACAGTTGCTTTGGAGGAGAGAAATCTTACCGCAGTAAACTATAGCAGCCcagaagacagagacagagacagagacagagagacatagagagagagagagagagacaaagagacagagagagagagagagagagagagagagagagagagagagagacagacagacagacagacagacagagacagagagagagagagagagagacagagagaacagcatTTTCAAACGTTAGTGTGCAAGAAGAGAACCAGATCATCTGGTGGTCACAGACAGAGAACACGAAGGATGTAGCACACTCTCTAAAACTCCTACTTAATACAGTTGAAGACGTTGATATTGATAGATTTGAGGAAATTAGGTGAAAATAAACTTTAAGGACAGTGCTTTTTTTTAGTTTACAGTGCTTTGTAAACTAAGAGTgcttcttaaaaaaaatatataaaccaTACTAAATATGTATAAATCTCAAACGACACACCGATTTCCAGTTTGACCTGTCAGCAGTCAGCACTTATGGACATATCAACATCAAGTTGATGATTAATCGTTATTGGTTATGAAAATCACCCGGAAAAGTAATCGAATCCAGTGTGCATAAAGAAACGGTAAAAAAGGGGGTTGATTCAATTCAATTCGACCAAATTTTTACTCATAATTTGATTAGATCTCGCAGTTTACACAATGCAGGTAGCCATTTCAAGATAACCACAAACCATGCGAAATTAGGCGACATTTGTCCTAAAGTAGTGTAGGCTACTATGTGATAGGCATCCTACTCAAATAGCCTAATATTCTATTCTAGTAactgggaggagaagaaaaaagttGACCAAAGAACTCTGCTCTCGGGGTTTCACTCTTTGTCAATTCAGCGCTTCACCATTCTGTGAATGTTAAGGGCGTCTCTCGTTTCATTTTCCTTTGTACAAGTCCAGAACCTTTTGATCCAGCTCGAGGAACGCCCTGTCAGCGAGGGCGCTTCGCGGGGATCGGAAACACGAGCAGGGGGCTCGACAGCGCTCCACTGACACGAGCTCGGGCCAAAGAaagcggagggagagggatgtgtgtgcacagtgtgtgtgtgtgtgtgtatgtatgtgtgtacgtgtgagagaGACGATGGACACTGGTGGTACAcggtgtgcgcacacacacttgtctttCCCCTCACTCCAACAAGAGTTTAGAGACCGAGAGATCAAAGATAAACGCTGCAGCCTACAGGCCTACAATGATAAAATAAAAGCCTATAAGGCCCAAACGAAATCATTATGTACTTCATGTGCATGAATGGTTCATAGACTATGGGAATATATTGGCTACTATGAAATCAAATCATTAGACTTtttcataattattttttttgcctgaaTAATAGTCTTAGgctacataaaacatttaaaacgaAATATTTAAATAATCATATTTTGTAGGCCTATACAATCACGCAATAATCAGAATCGGTTAAAACGGTGGGTCGGCCATATTGTTGTACAACATTCTTGTTGCTATATAGATTTTTTTCTAAAGCCCTAAATACCTGAATTTCTTAAATACCTCCAGTTCTTAGATAAAACGACAGTATTTTCACTCTGTATTCATTTATGCATAGGTCGCATCGCGCGGAGGCTCGAGGACTGGCGCCTCGCCCTGTCTATCTCCACCTACGAGAGTCCTCGTGTAGGGGTTGGAACGGCGGCTAAAGCAAACACCAGGTTGGATATTGTAGCATTCGATTATTAAAGTGTCGCGTGAACAATGGCGACTATGTTTCATTGGACACGCTTGGGGGAGTCTTTGGAAAACGGGCACAAAATGTGACAACATGGGGCCTTCCAGCGTGGAGGAGTCTGCGTGCTGTTTACCCCATTCCTGTCTCCCGGGAAACGGTGCGCGCACTGGTGAGGTGCTAATAATATTATCAATAACGTCACAATAACAATGCTAATAATAATAGGCCTACTAATAATAGTGCATGTGTTATAATGCCATCtctaaccctaaacctaacaCACTTTTATAGTGCCACCTGTCTTtattaccctctcctcctcccctgagaGAAAAAGTTAATAATTGAGATAGAAACCCAAGTTTAAAAAAATTACATGTAGTCAATAGCCTACTTGAAGTCTCATTAACTTCTATGTCTTCTATATCAGTTGGTTGCATGTGCCTactttctctttatttctccatccctcttcatctctccctctctttttccctctcccacccaccctcccactcctccccccctccactcctccccccctctctcccctcctctccctctctcccctcccctcccctcaacccccccccccctcctatctttctatctctcccccctctccctaatATACCACACACCGTATCTCCATTCAACGCTTACCAAAACAGCTAAGCAGCGCCCTCTCGTGGTGAATATATAAAACTATCATTTTAGATTTACCAGCGACGGACGCTCCAGATGACGCCctgcacattacatttaaattggGTTCCAGCTTGGCTGCAGCTTGCCTTTGGAACATTTCCTTTCATTTATCAAAATTAAGCTGTATGCCTCTAAAACAACTCCTCAACGActgcctgccctgcatgttttagatgtttctctaCTCCAACACACTTCAAgtgagaaacatctaaaacgttTGACGCATTCTCTCCTTAGGGACATCTGCTGGTCAAATCTTGGTATGGCGACAATATAGACTGAGTGAAGGAATGGAAATATGGGGAGCTTAGTGTTATGTGAGCAAAGCTACGATTCAAACTTATGAATGACCTTAAAGTAAACAAACATTTAGAGTTTTTATAGAGCAACATTTTGTAGTTTGCCCATTCATGATTATCTAGCCGTTTGATTTATATGGAAACAAATCAACCAAGTTAGACATCTTGCCAAATTTGACTCCTAATACAGTTTGTcctgttccccccccacccccttcagaACAAAGGAACATTTAAATGTATCTTTAAAAGAGAAAGCCCACTTTAGGATAAATATTTTCAATGTTTTCATGTTTAATAAGTGGCACTAGCGGTAGTGGCGAACATTCTCTGCCGTCTCCTAGGAGACGATGTAGCGGGAGGGTTTCGGGACCATGATAGCTTGATTTCATTGGTTAGCtttattttacaaaatgtcaaatatacagttatacatatatatataatttagaaTGCATATCATAAAGAACTACTGTAACAGGCAAGgtgtgacagggagagaagcttTGGTgcgatctgattggctgtttaCAGTGCTAGTGAACTCTAATGCGTAATGACCAGTcctgagagacaggaagcaggaagcaggacAGACGCCATCTGACATGCCAAGGGTCGTCTTCTCCAACAACCTCGACACATACAGAGCCTTACAAAaggggatatatatatatatattcatatatttgTATACATGGAAATATGTAAATCTCATATAAACAACTAAAATATTTTGCTGATTTGGGAACAGGGATGGGGGGGTAGtcttggctgggggggggggcaagacatGGGGCGGGCTGGGGCAGGTACATGGGGGGGGAAGGTACATGGGGGGGCAGGTacatgggggggggcaggtacaTGGGGGGGGCAGGTACATGGGGGGGCAGGTacatgggggggggcaggtacatggggggggcaggtacatggggggggggggcaggtacatggggggggggggcaggtacatgggggggggcaggtacaTGGGGTGTTCCAAGTTGATCCAGTGCAAGGACTGAACAGTCAACACACGCGCGTTCAACCATTCAACATTACAAGCAACTTTCTGATATTGCACTAAGTTCTCCCACGTGACACCCTGGTTTCAACCAGGTCACATCACCGTACGTGATGCAGCTACGAGTGCAAGCGCCGACTCTCTGCTCTGTCCGTGAGCTCTCGGAGAGAGGTCCGGGGTCAGACCTAAGAGATACCTTTGTTGtcttccctacacacacacacacacacacgcacacacacacagggttagctTGTTAGTTTCAACGTCAGCACAAGAGACAAAACCGTACCTTGGTCTCACCCTTCTCCTCAACGAGAACAGAACAACAGTTTCGATAAGGAAGATGACCTGATCAG includes the following:
- the atoh1a gene encoding protein atonal homolog 1a yields the protein MSELDAQGSSMDPSGLALMNSSDPRAWLAPAQPGTCVAHADYLLHSPCSSSSLEGGSPASDDHSPNFRETGKGPLKVRELCRLKGSLSAEEGRQRAPSSKPVHGVQKQRRQAANARERRRMHGLNHAFDELRSVIPAFDNDKKLSKYETLQMAQIYINALSDLLEGPGADSPKLPTAVYDGDKAPRGSPATGRRGTSTGLPVQLNSIPFPFEGDSFSALMEHEMRSPSTGVASSGSDSTKDSPRSNRSDGEFSPHSQFSDSDEMAMELQSEDELSELPNRHTF